The Quercus robur chromosome 7, dhQueRobu3.1, whole genome shotgun sequence genome has a segment encoding these proteins:
- the LOC126693037 gene encoding pentatricopeptide repeat-containing protein At4g13650-like produces MSMFLLTPLSFSYSLFHHFPRAFKYPTTLNLNLKRTSSKFNKYVRGNVSRKNLASFSNTAVSHVFDEFPQQQTYGSSEGIDLLHIMETRGIRANVQTYLWLLDGCYNSGSLLSAQKLHGKILKSGFDLENVLCDRIIDIYMGCGDLDGAVKVFDEMCDRSVSSWNKIINGFVVNKLSGRVLGLFQRMTAENVIPDEMTFAGVLRACGGGNVVFQYVHQIHARITYHGFGASTRVCNPLIDLYSKNGFIDSAKKIFDRLCLKDSVSWVAIMSGLSQNGHEIECISLFCQIQTSATAPTPYIFSSVLSACTKIELFEMGKQLHGLVFKVGFSSETYVCNALVTLYSRSGNFISAEQIFSTMRNRDEVSYNSLISGLAQRGFSDRALELFNKMQLDCLKPDCVTVASLLSACASVGSLYMGRQLHSYAIKSGMSSDIILEGSLLDLYVKCSDIDTASEFFLTTETENVVLWNVMLVAYGQLNNLSDSFEIFRQMQIEGMVPNQFTYPSILRTCTALGALDLGKQIHSQVIKTGFQLNVYVCSVLIDMYAKHGKLDTALGILRKLTEEDVVSWTAMIAGYVQHDMFAKALKLFEEMQNRGIQSDNIGFSSAISASAGIQALNQGQQIHAQSCVCGYSDDLSIGNALASLYARCGRIEEAYLAFKKIDDKDNISWNALISGFAQSGYCEEALQVFTQMKKATVEFDLFTFISAVSAAANIANTKQGKQIHAMIIKTGYDSEIEVSNVLVTLYAKCGIIDDAKREFHAMAEKNDVSWNAMITSYSQHGFGIEALDFFQEMKELGVMPNHVTFVGVLSACSHAGMVNEGLGYFDSMRKEHGLVPKPEHYVCVVDLLGRAGFLSHARKFIEDMPIKPDALIWRTLLSACVVHKNMEIGEFAACHLLELEPQDSATYVLLSNIYAVTGKWDSRDRTRQRMKNMGVKKEPGRSWIEIKNSVHAFFVGDRLHPLADKIYEYLGDLNKQAANIGYVQDRYALLNDVEQGHKDPTVNIHSEKLAITFGLLSLSNSIPICVIKNLRVCNDCHNWIKYVSKISNRAIVVRDAYRFHHFEGGTCSCRDYW; encoded by the exons ATGTCCATGTTTCTTCTCACACCACTTTCCTTCTCGTATTCCTTATTCCATCACTTCCCGCGTGCATTCAAATACCCCACcactctcaatctcaatctcaaaCGCACTTCTTCAAAGTTCAATAAG TATGTTCGTGGGAATGTCAGTAGAAAGAATTTAGCTAGTTTTAGCAACACTGCCGTATCTCATGTGTTCGACGAATTTCCACAACAACAAACTTATGGGAGCTCGGAGGGAATTGATCTTCTTCATATCATGGAAACGCGTGGAATTCGTGCCAATGTTCAGACCTATCTATGGCTTTTAGATGGCTGTTACAATTCTGGGTCTTTATTAAGTGCTCAGAAGCTTCATGGAAAGATTTTGAAGTCGGGTTTTGATTTGGAAAACGTTTTGTGTGACCGAATTATTGATATTTACATGGGGTGCGGTGATTTAGATGGTGCAGTTAAGGTTTTTGATGAAATGTGTGACAGAAGTGTGTCTTCAtggaataaaattattaatggGTTTGTGGTGAACAAGTTGAGTGGTCGGGTATTGGGTCTCTTTCAACGAATGACAGCCGAGAATGTGATTCCGGATGAAATGACATTTGCTGGAGTCTTAAGGGCATGTGGTGGCGGTAATGTTGTTTTCCAGTATGTGCATCAGATTCATGCTAGGATTACTTATCATGGTTTTGGTGCTAGTACGCGTGTATGTAATCCATTGATTGATTTGTATTCAAAAAATGGGTTTATAGATTCTGCTAAAAAGATCTTTGATAGATTATGTTTGAAGGATAGTGTTTCTTGGGTGGCAATAATGTCAGGCTTATCACAGAATGGACATGAGATAGAATGTATTTCCCTATTCTGCCAGATACAGACATCAGCAACTGCCCCTACTCCTTATATCTTTTCAAGTGTTCTAAGTGCCTGCACCAAGATAGAGTTATTTGAGATGGGCAAGCAGCTTCATGGCCTCGTTTTTAAGGTGGGATTTTCATCAGAAACATATGTGTGCAACGCTCTTGTGACATTGTATTCACGCTCAGGAAACTTTATATCTGCGGAACAGATTTTCAGCACAATGCGAAACAGGGATGAGGTTTCATATAATTCACTCATCTCAGGGCTTGCTCAGCGTGGGTTTAGTGATAGAGCTCTGGAATTGTTTAATAAAATGCAGCTTGATTGCTTGAAACCAGATTGCGTGACAGTTGCAAGTTTGTTGAGTGCATGTGCATCTGTTGGATCTCTTTATATGGGAAGACAGCTCCACTCATATGCAATTAAAAGTGGAATGTCTTCAGATATTATTCTTGAAGGTTCTCTACTGGATCTTTATGTGAAATGCTCAGATATAGATACTGCCAGTGAATTTTTCCTTACAACAGAGACTGAAAATGTGGTCCTATGGAATGTGATGCTAGTCGCTTATGGGCAGTTAAATAATTTGAGTGATTCATTTGAGATATTTAGACAGATGCAGATTGAAGGCATGGTACCCAATCAATTCACTTATCCTAGTATACTGAGGACTTGTACTGCTTTGGGAGCTCTTGATCTAGGAAAGCAGATTCATAGTCAAGTTATAAAGACTGGCTTTCAGCTCAATGTGTATGTCTGCAGTGTGCTTATTGATATGTATGCTAAGCATGGAAAACTTGACACTGCCCTGGGAATCCTCAGAAAACTCACTGAGGAAGATGTTGTCTCTTGGACAGCTATGATTGCAGGCTATGTGCAACATGATATGTTTGCCAAAGCTCTTAAACTTTTTGAAGAAATGCAAAATCGAGGGATCCAATCTGATAATATTGGATTTTCAAGTGCAATCAGTGCAAGTGCCGGTATTCAAGCACTCAATCAAGGACAACAAATTCATGCTCAATCTTGTGTCTGTGGTTACTCAGATGATCTTTCAATTGGTAATGCACTTGCTAGTCTTTATGCTAGATGTGGTAGAATAGAAGAAGCATACTTAGCATTCAAGAAAATTGATGATAAAGATAATATATCATGGAATGCATTGATATCAGGGTTTGCACAGAGTGGGTACTGTGAGGAAGCACTGCAGGTATTTACTCAAATGAAAAAAGCTACAGTAGAATTTGATTTATTCACATTTATCTCTGCAGTTAGTGCAGCTGCCAATATAGCAAATACTAAACAAGGGAAGCAGATCCATGCTATGATTATCAAAACTGGTTATGATTCAGAAATTGAGGTTTCTAATGTTTTAGTCACGTTGTATGCCAAGTGTGGTATCATAGATGATGCCAAAAGAGAGTTTCATGCAATGGCtgaaaaaaatgatgtttcTTGGAATGCCATGATTACAAGCTATTCTCAACATGGATTTGGTATTGAAGCACTCGATTTTTTCCAGGAGATGAAAGAGCTTGGTGTGATGCCAAACCATGTTACCTTTGTGGGAGTTTTGTCAGCCTGTAGCCATGCAGGTATGGTGAATGAGGGGCTTGGCTACTTTGACTCAATGAGAAAAGAGCATGGCTTAGTGCCTAAACCTGAGCATTACGTATGTGTTGTGGATCTTCTTGGTCGGGCTGGTTTTTTGAGTCATGCAAGGAAATTTATAGAGGATATGCCAATTAAACCTGATGCTCTGATTTGGAGGACCCTCTTAAGTGCTTGTGTAGTtcataaaaacatggaaattggAGAGTTTGCTGCCTGTCATCTACTAGAATTAGAACCTCAAGACTCAGCCACTTATGTTctcttatcaaatatatatgcaGTGACTGGAAAATGGGACTCTAGGGATAGGACAAGGCAAAGGATGAAAAATATGGGTGTGAAGAAAGAGCCTGGCCGTAGCTGGATTGAAATTAAGAACTCAGTTCATGCCTTTTTTGTTGGTGACCGTCTCCACCCACTAGCGGATAAGATATATGAATACTTAGGAGATTTGAATAAACAAGCAGCTAATATTGGTTATGTGCAGGACCGGTATGCCCTTTTGAATGATGTAGAGCAAGGCCATAAGGATCCAACAGTAAATATTCATAGTGAGAAGTTAGCAATTACTTTTGGACTCCTTAGTTTGTCTAATTCAATTCCCATATGTGTGATTAAGAATCTTCGTGTCTGTAATGATTGCCATAATTGGATTAAGTATGTGTCAAAGATTTCAAATCGAGCTATTGTAGTAAGGGATGCATATCGTTTTCATCATTTTGAAGGTGGTACTTGTTCATGTAGAGATTACTGGTAA